The genomic region ATGCTTGCAAAAAGCTAGATACTTTTTCGTTACGAATGATGTTGTTTAAGAGCACACTACTCTAACTTTAAACTTATATTGGGTTATCATATTACTGCCATACAATTATACGTGCTAACAAAACCAGCTATGCAAATTGTTTGAGCGAGCATGAAACAAACAATAGGTGCTAAAAGTGAGGAGGTGACTTGTCATCTTCAGCTTGTTTTTTGTTTATGTGTTGAAAAGGATCGTCGCAAAGAAAGTGGATAAATGATCTCAAAAAGATTTTGGAAGAAGCCGTGATCATAAATATTGTTCTTAATAATCTCAATATCTTCAAGATGAgatcttttaaagaatgatttccATTTGCTCTGCGAAGGAGGCTTATTTGTTGTGTCTTGGGTCAAATCAGCTAAACTAGTTTTTAGTGCTTCTGCACTTGCTTTTGCTTCTTTCACCTTCCTTTGCCAGCTTACATACTCTTGCCATTTGAAAGTCTGCATCCGTAAAGAATTCAGATATGTTCAAGGTTTACTAAACATGTCTACATTTATCGATACATATGAACCACGAGAAAAGTAACTATAATGATATCGATTCTTCTAATGACAACCCATAGGAttgtcattaaaaattaaaattaatgcTGGTACATGGCGTGGTTATTTTCCAGAGTGTGGTTGATACTTATTAATGTACAATTCTTTCTTGCATGTCCTAATCCCTTAATGACAACCCTTCATTAGAAAAATCCTTATTTAAACAACCTcttaaaagtacaagatattacttGATTCAACTTTTCTACTAAGAAATATCTTGTCATTATTTTGCCATTGGTTTAAATAATGACAAAATATTACTTAGTAAATTAATTTGAACGGAGTAATAGCTTATAATTTAAGATGTTGTATAGATAATTTAATTAAGAGGTAGTACGCATGTCTCGATCTATCGGAGACATAACACAAGTGGAACAAAGCCGTTGTTAGATAAATGGGTCCAAATTGTCACCAATGACAAGAACAAGTGAAGGTAACAAAGCTTACTTCATTAGTGGTAGTATTGCTGATACACAGGCTTAAATGGTACCCAAAGAAACCAGATAGAAGCAGAGAAACTATAGCCATGAATACCATTAATAGTATCTGAGTGTTGTATGAGCTTATCAACCACTGTTGCAGGACGTAAAAGATgttaattaatatagataaaatgttaCAAAATCATATATTTGTAACTCAGATTTATAGCACTAACCTGTACAACATGTGGAGCCAAGCTCCGGAATGAATTTTCAATGCCATAATATACTGCATTGATAAAACATAAACAGATTCAAATTATGACTTCCTTATGAACGTTACCAttgaattattattatctttaatattatttatttatggacacaatacaatacaatacaatacaatacaaatgGTACCTGTTAAAATATATACAACTTCTAGTTCTTTCAACCGACCAGCAAGAACTAAACCAATTGCAACTGTTCCATATACACAAAGAAAGAAATGCCTGCACATTGAAGTTGCATTTACATGCTTAGACCAAAGAATACATGTCAAATTTACTTGTTTCTAGTTGAGCAAGTATAATTATaattcattaattattaattaaattaaattaattaaatgagCCCTATTCACTCACCAGAGAAGAAATGATACAAAATATAGAGTATTTTTCTCCCCAATGCAATTATTCTGAAATGATgagaaacataataataattagtgCACATTATTCTATATGGAAGATGAGGTTGTTAAATCTTCCTGTTAGAAACATAAGAAGATTTCAGAGAGTAATCTGACCATCCATCCACAATGATGATCGAATCGCGCAACACAGCGATCACATATGCTGCAATGCTTTGACCTGGCAGGTCTGAATGACAAAACAGTAACAAAGAATTATAATAAAAAAAGTTAGATGTGGCAAAGTGGGTGGTGAGGAAGATTAAGAGGTCAAAATGGGCAACTATATATAATGCGGGTTGGAGTGGCCCGAAAGACCTTCTGTACAAATAATGTAGATCTTCAACGTGTCAAAAATAATTACAGAAAAATATACCGTTTCAAAAATAATCCTACTCTGCATTGCAATTATTTTAAAGGTTTTATGCATCATTTATAAACCTTGGGTAATCTTTGACCCGTTTGACATGTTTCCTTTTTAGCCAACTGTTTGATTACATGCTTGACTGTTAGAGATGAAACTGTGACCAGAATCAACATGTACTTGAAAAATTGTAGCTTCTTGTAAATAAAGAGATCCACATgtattcccaaaaaaaaaaaaaaataataataaaataaatcatAATTTATAAACATAAACAGACTACTAATACAAACAATGTACGTACTTAAGGATTTTGCAGGTGGAACATTCTTTCTCTGAATAAATTATGTTGTCATAAGGATACACAGAGAGATATCGAGATACGTTTTCAGCATTGACAGTTCCTGGATCAGAAAAACTAGTTAACAGAAAAAGTAATATGCCCATACCAACAGCCAACAAGCTTGTGTATCTGCAAACATTGTATGGAGTCCAACGAAAATCAGTATACTTATACCATTTATATTTATAAGCTGAAggtaacgatatatatatatatatatatatatatatatatatatatatatatatatatatatatatatatatatatatatacctgtgaTATCCACTCATATAATGATTAGGAATATACTCAAAAGTTGAGTACACGACCAAGTAATAGGTACCACCAACTATCGCTACGTATATTGCCTGCAAGTAAAGGGGGGGAAACTGAATTCCTCACAtcacataaaatgaagaaatggaCATTCGAAGAAAAGGGAAGAAGAAAAAATGAAACATTCCAAAAATCCACCGTTTATTCTTTTTGGCACCGACTTTTTTCGTATGTAACTAGCAAGATTTTCAGCTGTTGTTTATTTTAATTCCTGCAATCTTTTTCAAAGCATCTAATGCATTATAAGATCCCATTCCAAATTATTCAACAGATTTCTCCTTAGCAAATTGGTTCACAGAAGCCTATTACCCGTATAGTTATCAAATACGCCATCCAATGACCGTATCGAGGTAGATGGTGAGTGCATGAATTAACCAATTGCACAGTTATCACACAAATTtttagaaataaaaaataaaacaaacAGCTAAACTTTCATAAGCAACGACTTTAATATGTGCAACAATTTAGCAGAGATATATTACTCGCACGAGTTACTATCTATTTTAGTTTGAGAAAAGCCCTTACTGAAGCAACACTGTTAGTTCTCAATTCCTATAATAGTTTATATACAGCCTTAACTAAAATCAAACTTACAAGTTAATTTACTCATCAAATTTACCTAATGGCCCAAACCTCCAATAAGCAATCGATATCTTTCCTTGAATCACTCATACTTGCAATATTATTTAACTAAAAACAGGCTTCTTCACCGATACAGATCAACATACTATCCACCATTGTAGAAAGGGTTGACACATACATTATGATAATAACTTTAGACAATATCTAGCCATGACTAGACTAAAAACGCTCTTACGAGTTGTATTCGAAGACCTTATTTTACATAAACCTTAAACCAACTTTATCGAATACCACCAACAGCAGAGACATAAACAAAATTCAACTTCTTAAATTTTTTATACATAAAGTAAAGCTTATGGTACGTGTGAGCAGCCACTGCTCAAGTGCTCGACACCCAAACATGTTTTCTATCAAAAGAATGAAACCTATAATGCTATTCAGTCAAACAGAATATATGAAAATTTTACAAGCTTTGTGAAACAACAAACCTGTAAAATGGGGTTTGGTCGATCGCAGCAGTAGTACTGCGTAAGATAGAGTGCATTGGTACCTCTAGATCCGAAGACGAAATCAACAAAACGCCTGTGTCATAATAAGAATTAATACAAAAACAATGTGAGCAATAATAAAGGTTTGTGTCCTTTTTTCATAGACTCAAAAACTATAACAATCAAGACAGAACTAATACAATTAGTCATCAAATTAAAACAATTGAGATCATTAACATATAATTCAACCAGATCACCTAAAATAAATTAATAGTGTTGCTTAATTAGATACATATTTTAACAAATTTTGAAAGTATACTACTTGATTATGAGAGTATAAGCATTTGATCAAGTAAACAACTTTATTGGAAGTTATGAAGTTAAGAAACAAAAAGATCCTAAATTTTAAcaaaaaaggaaaaaagaaaataGGGTTTTGATACCGGAAGTAATCGAAAGCACCAAAAGTAAGGAAGTTATGAATGCGATTGATGAAAGTGCCTTGAAAAATTGGCCATTGGCCGCACAAAAAAGATACGACGACTAAAAAGGTTACGAGCCCATGGCAAACCAGAAGCCATTGAACGGCCATTCAAATTAAAATTAATTATCAAGTCGAAAACAAGGAAGCGCTAAGGAGTGTAACAATGGTGGAAATTTGATTGAAGATGAATCTGAACTGAATGGGTTGACTTTACTTATTTTGAGATAGTAAAGGAATCATTGTTGTCTTTCGGGCCCAAAATTGTATCATAGATTTTATAGATTATGAGCCCGTTGTACATTAAGCATGTGAAATTATAAATTTGGACAAAAGAATAGTAATTAATATATAGATTAATTATTTTTCGATGtaattttgtaacatcccgcattttttcgttaaattattttaacgcccgtctttttattttaataatatcctcagtatctcgattcgtatcctccattagcttacattcttaaaatattttcgtcattggattataacatctctcgttctctcgtgtaatttaaaatattcgttcggttaattcccgcacccgattacaaacttgagggactaaacttgccaaagtgttaaagatttgactaggtcaaaggagtcaaacaccacctcctccattcattattttcatttttattttcattttcttcccatactttcacattttctctaaattctccaaacaaagaattcatcatccattcatgatctagcaagtgtttcacaaaacaaattacatatttggaatcctctcttcatcctcttcgacttgataccaatttcatctcatttgggtaacttactaaaatcactagattttgtgttcttgatgtttttgaattataaaagtgttaattagtgtctatggctcgtgtataacatgaatatatgttttgtttgttcgattggttgatttgagtaactagtttgaacacttgaaaatgggtttgcttaatctttgattttggaagattaaatgttgttaaattgttaaagttcatgttttaattgtgttactagtatcactagcttcgttttgatgcgtaggttgattaagaaaacttcaaatacatgatttgtgatttttgtgaattttgattagggtttgatgaacttgaaatgaacttttgacactttggatgccatgaaatgttgttagtaagtgtttagttgtattgcatgagtaattaccttcaaaatggcatatcatatgtgtggattggattcccgaatcatgtaatgcatttcaagaacttgaaactttgaaaatggaccttgaatgaccacttggcgagaaatcggttattgtaaatgatgttttcgcttgatgaaaagtagttagttgtgttccttgtcaaaataccttttcgatgatataagatacatgttttggttgtttgcgggtcataaatggtgattgtttgaagttaggttcgtgcataaaacttaaaaactgccagatttctctgcacaggtaatggcgcggcgcgccatatacc from Rutidosis leptorrhynchoides isolate AG116_Rl617_1_P2 chromosome 9, CSIRO_AGI_Rlap_v1, whole genome shotgun sequence harbors:
- the LOC139866253 gene encoding probable protein S-acyltransferase 17; the encoded protein is MAVQWLLVCHGLVTFLVVVSFLCGQWPIFQGTFINRIHNFLTFGAFDYFRRFVDFVFGSRGTNALYLTQYYCCDRPNPILQAIYVAIVGGTYYLVVYSTFEYIPNHYMSGYHRYTSLLAVGMGILLFLLTSFSDPGTVNAENVSRYLSVYPYDNIIYSEKECSTCKILKPARSKHCSICDRCVARFDHHCGWMNNCIGEKNTLYFVSFLLWHFFLCVYGTVAIGLVLAGRLKELEVVYILTVYYGIENSFRSLAPHVVQWLISSYNTQILLMVFMAIVSLLLSGFFGYHLSLCISNTTTNETFKWQEYVSWQRKVKEAKASAEALKTSLADLTQDTTNKPPSQSKWKSFFKRSHLEDIEIIKNNIYDHGFFQNLFEIIYPLSLRRSFSTHKQKTS